The genomic stretch AGCGCCGTGGTGGCGCTCGCGCGCAAGATCCTGGAGATCCATGCCCTCACGGACCTGGCCGGCGGCACCACCACGAATGTCGCGCCGATCTGGGGCGGCACACGCCCCAACGTCGTGCCGCCTGAGGCCGGTTGCGAGATCGACTGCCGCGTCACCTCCATTCCCGAGGGCGAGCGTATCGAGCGCATCATCCTGGGCCTGGCGGGCGAGGAGGACGGCATCCGCATCGCGGTGACCGGCGGGATGAACCGCCCGCCCATGGTCGAGACGCCCGCCATCACCGCGCTGTACGACATGGCCCGCGGCATCGCCGCCCGGCATGGCTACGACCTGCCCAAGATGCATCGCGGCGGTGGGTCGGACGGCAACTTCACTGCGGCGCTGGGCATCCCCACGCTCGATGGCCTGGGCTGTACCGGCGCGGGTGCGCATGCGCCTTTCGAGCACATCCTGTGGCAGGATCTGGCACCGCGCTGCGCCACGCTGTGCGAACTGCTCGAGACGATCGAATAGGCAGGCGCCACGCCGATGCGGAACTGGGCCGTCTACGGTGCGGCGGCAGCGGCCGAGATCGGCGGCTGCTTCGCCGTCTGGGCGGTGCTGCGGCTGGGGGCGAGCACCTGGTGGCTGGTGCCCGGTGCGCTGCTGCTGGCGGGTTTCGCCTGGCTGCTGACGCTGGTCGATTCGGCGGCGGCCGGGCGCGCCTTCGCGGCCTATGGCGGCGTCTATATCCTGGCCTCGCTGGCCTGGATGTGGGGGATGGAGGGGATGCGCCCTGACCGCTGGGATGCCGCGGGCGCGGTGCTGTGCCTGGCAGGGGCCGCGGTCATCCTGTTCGCGCCGCGGCCGGCCTGACCGGGGTCAGACGGCCAGGGCCTCCGCCACCTGGCGCGTGCGGCCGATGGCGTCCGAGACACGGGCCACCGCCGCATCAATGCCGGCGATGCTCGCGTTCACATCCTCCATTGCG from Roseomonas fluvialis encodes the following:
- a CDS encoding YnfA family protein encodes the protein MRNWAVYGAAAAAEIGGCFAVWAVLRLGASTWWLVPGALLLAGFAWLLTLVDSAAAGRAFAAYGGVYILASLAWMWGMEGMRPDRWDAAGAVLCLAGAAVILFAPRPA